In a genomic window of Brassica rapa cultivar Chiifu-401-42 chromosome A10, CAAS_Brap_v3.01, whole genome shotgun sequence:
- the LOC103846998 gene encoding probable carboxylesterase 15, producing MGSLGEEQPQVAEDCMGLLQLLSNGTVLRSKSIDLITQQIPLANHETVLFKDSVFHKPNNLHLRLYKPVLVSNRTIPVVVFFHGGGFCFGSRSWPHFHNFCLTLASSLHALVVAPDYRLAPEHRLPAAFDDAEAALMWLRDQAVSGEGDHWFEGGPGVDFDRVYVLGDSSGGNIAHHLAFRFGSGSVELSPVRVRGYVLLGPFFGGEERTKSEDGPSEQKLNLDLLDKFWRLSLPEGATRDHPMANPFGPTSPALESISIEPMLVIAGGSELLKDRAKEYAYKLKKMRGEKVDYIEFENEEHGFYNNSPSSDAAQQLLRIIGDFMDNFSNII from the exons ATGGGTTCACTAGGAGAAGAGCAGCCACAAGTGGCAGAAGACTGCATGGGTTTGCTTCAACTCTTGAGCAACGGCACCGTTTTGAGATCCAAGAGCATTGACCTTATCACTCAACAAATCCCACTCGCTAACCACGAAACCGTTCTCTTCAAAGACTCGGTCTTCCACAAACCAAACAACCTTCACCTCCGTCTCTACAAGCCTGTTCTCGTCTCTAACCGTACCATACCCGTCGTGGTCTTCTTCCACGGCGGTGGCTTTTGCTTCGGCTCGCGTTCTTGGCCTCACTTTCACAACTTCTGTCTCACTCTTGCATCGTCCCTCCACGCCCTTGTTGTGGCCCCTGACTACCGTTTAGCACCTGAACACCGCCTCCCGGCAGCCTTTGATGACGCAGAGGCCGCGCTTATGTGGCTACGGGACCAAGCTGTTTCCGGGGAAGGTGACCACTGGTTCGAAGGTGGACCGGGCGTTGACTTTGACAGGGTTTATGTCCTTGGCGATTCCTCCGGTGGGAACATAGCTCACCACCTTGCTTTCCGGTTTGGGTCTGGTTCAGTCGAGTTGAGTCCGGTTCGGGTTCGCGGTTACGTTCTTTTGGGACCATTTTTTGGCGGGGAGGAGAGAACCAAGTCAGAGGATGGCCCCTCTGAGCAAAAGCTAAACTTGGATTTGCTTGACAA GTTTTGGAGACTTTCACTACCAGAAGGTGCAACAAGGGATCACCCCATGGCTAACCCTTTTGGGCCGACAAGTCCTGCACTTGAATCAATTAGCATAGAGCCAATGTTGGTGATCGCCGGCGGCTCGGAACTTCTCAAAGACAGGGCCAAAGAGTACGCATATAAGTTGAAGAAGATGAGAGGGGAAAAAGTAGATTACATTGAATTTGAAAACGAGGAACATGGTTTCTATAACAACAGTCCATCTTCAGATGCTGCGCAACAGCTTCTTCGTATCATTGGAGACTTTATGGACAACTTCTCCAATATAATTTAG
- the LOC103846999 gene encoding D-lactate dehydrogenase [cytochrome], mitochondrial: MALASLFARSRRTASTFFLRSSRQLHSTPNKNGDVSSISAQKGRRRIWWSRSLVPLAIGAASAASFAVLSQSYPSISQSSSALDSKGVKVGGKGSTELVVKGEYKEVPKELVAELKTILQDNLTTDYDERYFHGKPQNSFHKSVNIPDVVVFPRSEEEVSKILKSCNKYKVPIVPYGGATSIEGHTLAPKGGVCIDMSLMKRVKALHVEDMDVVVEPGIGWQELNEQLEQYGLFFPLDPGPGATIGGMCATRCSGSLAVRYGTMRDNVISLKVVLPNGDVVKTASRARKSAAGYDLTRLIIGSEGTLGVITEVTLRLQKIPQHSVVAVCNFPTVKDAADVAIATMMSGIQVSRVELLDEVLIRALNMANGKNLKEVPTLMFEFIGTEAYAREQTQIVQEIASKHNGSDFVFAEESEAKKELWKIRKEALWACYAMAPGHEAMTTDVCVPLSHLGELISRSKKELDASPLLCAVIAHAGDGNFHTCIMFDPNNEEQRKEAERLNNLMVHSALSMDGTCTGEHGVGTGKMKYLEKEHGIEALQTMKKIKKALDPNDIMNPAKLIPPHVCY, encoded by the exons ATGGCTTTAGCTTCTTTGTTCGCTCGCTCTCGTAGAACAGCTTCCACCTTCTTTCTCCGCTCTTCACGTCAGCTCCACTCGACGCCGAATAAAAACGGTGACGTGTCCTCGATCTCTGCACAGAAGGGTCGCCGGAGGATTTGGTGGTCCAGGTCTCTTGTCCCGTTGGCGATAGGTGCTGCCTCCGCAGCCTCTTTCGCGGTTCTGAGCCAGTCGTATCCTTCTATCAGCCAATCATCATCAGCTTTGGATTCTAA AGGTGTAAAGGTTGGGGGGAAAGGAAGTACTGAGCTTGTGGTTAAAGGAGAGTACAAAGAGGTTCCTAAGGAGCTTGTTGCTGAGTTGAAAACAATCCTCCAG GATAACTTGACAACGGACTATGATGAGAGGTACTTCCATGGCAAGCCGCAGAACAGTTTTCATAAGTCAGTAAACATTCCTGATGTTGTTGTTTTCCCGAG GTCCGAAGAAGAAGTCTCCAAGATTCTTAAATCCTGCAACAAATATAAG GTTCCTATTGTACCATATGGTGGTGCAACATCGATTGAAGGTCACACCTTGGCTCCAAAAGGAGGTGTGTGCATTGACATGTCACTAATGAAG AGGGTGAAAGCATTACATGTGGAAGATATGGACGTTGTAGTTGAGCCTGGAATTGGTTGGCAGGAGCTTAATGAACAGTTAGAACAATACGGACTCTTCTTTCCCCTTGATCCAG GGCCGGGTGCAACCATAGGAGGCATGTGTGCTACACGTTGCTCTGGATCTTTAGCTGTAAG GTATGGAACTATGCGTGACAATGTCATAAGCCTTAAG GTGGTTCTTCCTAATGGAGATGTTGTGAAGACAGCTTCTCGTGCTAGAAAAAGTGCTGCTGG GTACGATTTGACCCGCTTGATCATTGGGAGTGAGGGGACTTTGGGAGTCATCACGGAGGTTACTCTTCGGCTTCAGAAAATCCCACAGCATTCAGTG GTGGCAGTGTGCAATTTTCCTACGGTTAAGGATGCTGCAGACGTGGCGATTGCTACTATGATGTCTGGAATACAG GTGTCAAGAGTGGAGCTCCTTGACGAGGTTCTAATCAGGGCTCTTAATATGGCAAATGGGAAAAACTTGAAAGAAGTTCCAACTCTGATGTTTGAATTTATAGGGACAG AGGCATATGCACGTGAGCAGACTCAAATCGTTCAGGAGATTGCTTCTAAACACAATGGATCAGACTTTGTGTTCGCAGAAGAATCTGAAGCCAAAAAGGAACTCTGGAAA ATAAGAAAAGAGGCGCTTTGGGCTTGCTATGCGATGGCGCCAGGTCATGAAGCAATGACTACA GATGTATGTGTCCCTTTATCTCACCTGGGAGAACTAATATCAAGATCCAAGAAAGAGCTTGATGCATCACCTTTGTTATG TGCCGTCATTGCGCATGCTGGAGATGGGAACTTTCATACATGTATTATGTTTGATCCTAACAATGAAGAGCAGCGAAAAGAGGCAGAAAGATTGAACAACCTTATGGTCCACAGTGCACTGTCCATGGACG GAACATGTACTGGAGAGCACGGTGTTGGAACAGGAAAAATGAAG TATCTGGAGAAGGAACATGGAATAGAAGCACTGCAAACtatgaagaaaataaagaaagcgtTGGACCCAAACGATATCATGAATCCAGCAAAGCTAATTCCTCCTCATGTGTGCTACTAA
- the LOC103847001 gene encoding uncharacterized protein LOC103847001 isoform X2: protein MEEEMKRLSKSLGGFCNHLQSSCDAFNQSLTRRPIPLDSASSTFIKSLNRRLSTAGSELNFLESMSFGTVSFEELLGHCNQIYKSNQEEVLNLQERLADFGYVAGVEIDEGKDEESEDDSESPSLQRSVLKRLDEDDLLDDSPNFKSLGLSDACLATLASESKAARFVSSAVKDPYTSLEESVKGKPAESSALPVTKTSEFSNEDENGAVEMGRTSRPTITLIKDEYESLPSFMKALASWEDLLSAVEKFNSVLCSKKETNGSYYFRADELPTLGLGHKEKAYTLLLTRMKRLVVETTEGVVSYRVA, encoded by the exons atggaggaAGAGATGAAGAGGTTGAGCAAGAGCTTGGGAGGATTCTGCAACCATCTCCAAAGCAGCTGCGATGCTTTCAATCAATCTCTCACGCGCCGCCCTATCCCTCTCG ATTCGGCTTCGTCGACTTTCATCAAGAGCCTTAACCGTCGGTTATCGACAGCTGGCTCCGAGCTGAACTTCCTTGAGTCAATGTCTTTTGGAACTGTCTCCTTCGAGGAGCTTCTGGGTCATTGCAATCAGATCTATAAGAGTAACCAAGAGGAGGTTCTGAATCTCCAGGAACGTCTCGCTGACTTTGGCTACGTTGCTG GAGTTGAGATTGATGAGGGTAAGGATGAAGAGTCTGAGGATGATTCGGAGTCTCCTTCATTGCAACGTTCAGTCCTGAAAAGATTAGACGAGGATGATCT TCTAGATGATTCGCCAAATTTCAAGAGCCTTGGGCTTTCGGATGCTTGTCTTGCAACTTTAGCTTCGGAAAGTAAGGCAGCGAGGTTTGTGTCATCCGCTGTGAAGGATCCTTACACGTCTCTGGAGGAATCAGTGAA GGGCAAACCAGCTGAGAGTAGTGCTCTACCTGTTACCAAGACGTCGGAGTTTTCAAATG AAGATGAGAATGGGGCAGTAGAGATGGGTAGGACTTCAAGGCCAACTATAACATTGATAAAAGACGAATATGAAAGTCTTCCTTCTTTCATGAAGGCTCTAGCATCATGGGAG GATCTGCTCAGTGCCGTGGAGAAATTCAACTCAGTCCTTTGTAGCAAGAAAGAAACAAACGGGTCTTACTACTTCCGTGCAGATGAACTGCCAACTCTTGGCCTTG GGCATAAGGAGAAAGCGTACACATTGCTACTGACACGGATGAAGAGATTAGTTGTTGAGACAACGGAGGGTGTTGTATCCTACAGAGTTGCATAG
- the LOC103847001 gene encoding uncharacterized protein LOC103847001 isoform X1 has product MEEEMKRLSKSLGGFCNHLQSSCDAFNQSLTRRPIPLGLSASLSLSPFSLNPKVTTFLDSFGADSASSTFIKSLNRRLSTAGSELNFLESMSFGTVSFEELLGHCNQIYKSNQEEVLNLQERLADFGYVAGVEIDEGKDEESEDDSESPSLQRSVLKRLDEDDLLDDSPNFKSLGLSDACLATLASESKAARFVSSAVKDPYTSLEESVKGKPAESSALPVTKTSEFSNEDENGAVEMGRTSRPTITLIKDEYESLPSFMKALASWEDLLSAVEKFNSVLCSKKETNGSYYFRADELPTLGLGHKEKAYTLLLTRMKRLVVETTEGVVSYRVA; this is encoded by the exons atggaggaAGAGATGAAGAGGTTGAGCAAGAGCTTGGGAGGATTCTGCAACCATCTCCAAAGCAGCTGCGATGCTTTCAATCAATCTCTCACGCGCCGCCCTATCCCTCTCGGTCTGtctgcttctctctctctttcccctttctcactaaaccctaaagtcACAACCTTTCTCGATTCCTTTGGTGCAGATTCGGCTTCGTCGACTTTCATCAAGAGCCTTAACCGTCGGTTATCGACAGCTGGCTCCGAGCTGAACTTCCTTGAGTCAATGTCTTTTGGAACTGTCTCCTTCGAGGAGCTTCTGGGTCATTGCAATCAGATCTATAAGAGTAACCAAGAGGAGGTTCTGAATCTCCAGGAACGTCTCGCTGACTTTGGCTACGTTGCTG GAGTTGAGATTGATGAGGGTAAGGATGAAGAGTCTGAGGATGATTCGGAGTCTCCTTCATTGCAACGTTCAGTCCTGAAAAGATTAGACGAGGATGATCT TCTAGATGATTCGCCAAATTTCAAGAGCCTTGGGCTTTCGGATGCTTGTCTTGCAACTTTAGCTTCGGAAAGTAAGGCAGCGAGGTTTGTGTCATCCGCTGTGAAGGATCCTTACACGTCTCTGGAGGAATCAGTGAA GGGCAAACCAGCTGAGAGTAGTGCTCTACCTGTTACCAAGACGTCGGAGTTTTCAAATG AAGATGAGAATGGGGCAGTAGAGATGGGTAGGACTTCAAGGCCAACTATAACATTGATAAAAGACGAATATGAAAGTCTTCCTTCTTTCATGAAGGCTCTAGCATCATGGGAG GATCTGCTCAGTGCCGTGGAGAAATTCAACTCAGTCCTTTGTAGCAAGAAAGAAACAAACGGGTCTTACTACTTCCGTGCAGATGAACTGCCAACTCTTGGCCTTG GGCATAAGGAGAAAGCGTACACATTGCTACTGACACGGATGAAGAGATTAGTTGTTGAGACAACGGAGGGTGTTGTATCCTACAGAGTTGCATAG